From a single Nostoc edaphicum CCNP1411 genomic region:
- a CDS encoding permease: MFDAFYPFDWLATQIVTQLGLSISSHLGSSLHFFLYDVPKVLTLLIVISFIVGTFQSFLEPERVRSLLEGKRTFAGNILAAMVGIVTPFCSCSAVPLFIGFLEAGVPLGVTFSYLMAAPMVNEVAVILLWGLFGLKVTLIYIGFGVGLVIASGYIIGLLKLEKWVEPFVWELQKSRQTMPLEDEDTLEPVALTWGQRFEQGRFQSSEIVRSVWLYVVGGIAIGAGIHGYVPTDFITQYAGANNPFAVPIAVILGVPLYANIAGVMPITEALVNKGMPMGTVLAFTMAVTALSLPEMVILKKVLRPQLLAVFVGLMTIGIISIGYIFNAIIN; encoded by the coding sequence ATGTTCGATGCTTTTTATCCGTTTGATTGGTTGGCAACTCAGATTGTCACCCAATTGGGATTGTCGATTTCATCGCATTTAGGATCAAGTCTGCACTTCTTTCTTTACGATGTGCCAAAAGTCTTAACATTACTGATTGTAATTAGCTTCATTGTTGGGACATTTCAAAGCTTTTTAGAACCAGAACGCGTTCGTTCTTTGCTAGAAGGAAAGCGTACTTTTGCAGGAAATATTTTGGCGGCAATGGTAGGAATAGTTACACCATTCTGTTCTTGCTCTGCCGTTCCTTTGTTTATCGGCTTTTTGGAAGCAGGTGTACCTCTAGGCGTGACCTTTTCTTATCTGATGGCAGCGCCAATGGTAAATGAGGTTGCTGTTATCCTTCTCTGGGGATTGTTTGGGTTAAAGGTGACGCTGATCTACATCGGCTTTGGCGTGGGTTTAGTGATCGCCTCTGGATATATCATCGGACTCCTAAAATTAGAAAAATGGGTGGAACCATTTGTTTGGGAACTGCAAAAATCTCGTCAAACAATGCCTCTAGAAGATGAAGACACCCTAGAACCAGTGGCGTTAACCTGGGGACAAAGATTTGAGCAAGGCAGATTCCAATCCAGCGAAATTGTGCGATCGGTGTGGCTTTATGTGGTGGGTGGAATTGCGATCGGTGCAGGGATTCATGGTTATGTGCCGACAGATTTTATTACTCAATATGCAGGTGCGAATAATCCTTTTGCAGTGCCGATCGCAGTAATTTTGGGTGTTCCACTCTATGCAAATATTGCGGGTGTAATGCCAATTACTGAAGCTTTAGTAAATAAAGGAATGCCTATGGGTACAGTTTTAGCCTTCACGATGGCGGTAACAGCACTATCTCTTCCTGAAATGGTGATTCTCAAAAAAGTGCTACGACCCCAATTATTAGCCGTATTTGTCGGGTTAATGACCATTGGCATTATCAGCATCGGCTACATATTCAACGCCATAATTAATTGA
- a CDS encoding thioredoxin family protein translates to MNAIKIEILGTGCKKCQQLEANAKEAVANLNLNAEVSHITDPIEIAKRGVMSTPAMTINGKVVSKGQVISAEQIQPLLQR, encoded by the coding sequence ATGAATGCCATCAAGATTGAAATTTTGGGTACAGGCTGCAAAAAGTGCCAACAGTTAGAGGCAAATGCTAAAGAAGCTGTGGCAAATCTGAATTTAAATGCTGAAGTTTCACATATTACCGACCCAATCGAAATTGCTAAACGAGGTGTGATGTCTACTCCCGCCATGACAATCAATGGCAAAGTTGTCAGCAAAGGTCAAGTAATCAGTGCAGAACAAATTCAGCCTTTATTGCAGCGTTAA
- a CDS encoding beta-lactamase hydrolase domain-containing protein yields MFKIVTNNLAIGSIAETEALQEIAQKGYKTIIDLCPAAEGNQLDASMVKEQALEYVSVPVSPKNLTIDTLEAFKQAVKASPQPIFTRCASGLRAGVFTLLVLAEQEGWTEAQYLEQFQTLGIEQKPNCPLGSFAHTYFEQNKKENLAVN; encoded by the coding sequence ATGTTTAAAATCGTTACCAATAACTTAGCCATTGGTTCTATTGCTGAGACTGAAGCTTTGCAAGAAATTGCTCAAAAAGGCTACAAGACTATCATTGATTTGTGTCCTGCGGCTGAAGGAAATCAGCTTGATGCGTCAATGGTGAAAGAACAGGCTTTAGAATATGTCAGTGTTCCCGTTTCACCCAAAAATTTGACCATCGACACACTAGAAGCCTTTAAACAAGCGGTGAAAGCATCTCCCCAACCGATTTTTACTCGCTGTGCCTCTGGATTACGGGCGGGGGTATTTACCTTATTGGTATTGGCAGAACAAGAAGGCTGGACAGAGGCGCAATATCTTGAACAATTTCAGACTTTGGGAATTGAACAGAAGCCAAACTGTCCTCTAGGAAGTTTTGCTCATACTTACTTTGAGCAAAACAAAAAAGAGAATCTGGCAGTTAACTGA
- a CDS encoding NifB/NifX family molybdenum-iron cluster-binding protein translates to MTAHLGRCQKFWIYDVDDTTIQNKQVLQLTKDQSFHESSPKDSHPLDTVQVLISGSMGRGLAHRLESKGIQPIITSETDPDKTVTAYLAGSLVVSTPEEHDHAHDHEAGNDHECGCNQETIPLTAK, encoded by the coding sequence GTGACTGCCCATCTCGGACGCTGCCAGAAATTCTGGATCTACGACGTGGACGACACCACCATTCAAAACAAGCAGGTGTTACAACTCACCAAAGACCAGAGTTTTCACGAGAGTTCCCCGAAAGACTCTCATCCACTAGATACAGTGCAAGTCCTGATTAGCGGCAGTATGGGACGTGGGTTAGCACATCGCCTGGAATCTAAGGGGATTCAGCCCATCATTACCTCTGAAACTGACCCGGATAAAACCGTTACGGCATATCTTGCAGGTTCCCTGGTGGTCAGTACGCCAGAAGAACATGATCATGCCCATGACCATGAAGCGGGAAATGACCATGAGTGTGGGTGCAATCAGGAAACAATCCCTTTGACTGCAAAATAA
- the petC gene encoding cytochrome b6-f complex iron-sulfur subunit codes for MDTSLPLESPSLSRRQLLNFITGATVAAVAGVALYPAGKFFIAPVEKTGAGGGIIAKDVLGNPIPAAQILVEVPGSRALVAGLGGEPTYLIVKEDHTLDSIGILDNCTHLGCTFPWNPNDQQFQCPCHGSRYAPDGTVVRGPAPLPLKIFHVAVIDNRILISPWTETDPRTGEKPWWV; via the coding sequence ATGGACACTAGTCTTCCTCTCGAAAGTCCATCCCTATCAAGACGGCAACTGCTCAACTTTATTACCGGAGCAACTGTTGCTGCCGTTGCGGGTGTTGCGCTCTATCCTGCTGGCAAATTTTTTATTGCTCCAGTAGAAAAAACAGGGGCAGGAGGAGGCATTATTGCTAAAGATGTGTTGGGGAACCCAATCCCAGCCGCACAAATTTTGGTAGAGGTGCCAGGAAGTCGTGCGCTGGTTGCAGGTCTGGGCGGTGAACCCACTTACTTAATCGTTAAGGAAGATCACACCCTAGACAGCATTGGAATACTTGATAACTGTACCCACTTAGGCTGTACCTTTCCCTGGAATCCGAACGATCAACAGTTCCAATGCCCCTGTCACGGTTCTCGCTATGCGCCAGACGGAACTGTAGTACGGGGACCGGCTCCCCTCCCTCTCAAAATCTTCCATGTTGCCGTCATCGACAATAGGATTTTGATCTCACCCTGGACAGAAACCGATCCACGGACTGGGGAGAAGCCTTGGTGGGTCTAA
- a CDS encoding YgaP family membrane protein, translating to MKTNVGSIDRLIRLLLASALFYLGLFPYSGTGLGIGLVVAGGVLLVTGLVGFCGLYSLLGIQTSQPNEQL from the coding sequence ATGAAAACGAATGTGGGTTCAATTGATCGTCTGATCCGCTTACTTTTAGCTTCGGCGTTGTTTTATCTAGGACTGTTTCCTTACAGTGGCACAGGCTTGGGGATTGGGCTAGTTGTTGCGGGTGGTGTATTGCTGGTAACGGGTTTAGTAGGATTTTGCGGTCTTTATAGCCTCCTGGGAATTCAAACCAGCCAGCCCAATGAGCAACTTTAA
- a CDS encoding DUF3122 domain-containing protein yields MKTVLHFIGSTFILGMLVWALTINLAIAPVQAAIRQLEEAPGQTVYQSEVYQSRQTLKDQQGNSWQAIAFKRTHPDRTATMYLRLVGFPGTANLDHSRSLTLIDSMGKTFTAADVSQDMFMDQAQVGADAGEYDLQPILMQLESAIPLRLVLPTLDQSEITLNVSPNVVEEWRSLTVQK; encoded by the coding sequence ATGAAAACTGTTTTACATTTTATCGGATCAACATTCATACTCGGAATGCTAGTTTGGGCGCTAACGATTAATCTGGCGATCGCTCCAGTTCAGGCTGCCATTCGCCAGTTAGAAGAAGCACCAGGGCAGACGGTCTACCAGTCGGAGGTTTACCAGTCTCGCCAAACGCTCAAGGATCAACAGGGCAATAGTTGGCAAGCGATCGCCTTCAAACGGACTCATCCCGATCGAACAGCCACGATGTACTTGCGTCTCGTTGGGTTTCCAGGAACCGCAAACCTCGATCATTCGCGGTCACTCACCCTCATCGACTCGATGGGCAAAACCTTCACTGCCGCAGATGTCTCCCAAGATATGTTCATGGATCAAGCCCAGGTGGGGGCGGATGCCGGAGAGTATGATTTACAGCCGATCTTGATGCAGTTAGAATCGGCGATCCCGTTGCGGCTCGTCCTTCCAACCCTCGACCAATCAGAGATCACCCTGAATGTTTCTCCTAATGTGGTTGAAGAATGGCGATCGCTGACTGTTCAAAAGTAA
- a CDS encoding DUF4079 domain-containing protein yields MSSEILAVLKPYLSFFHPVTMWILLVVALYAMYLGVQVRRTRLADGDIKKELVKSRFAIRHHQIGSILLALMVMGAIGGITMTYLNSGKIVIGPHLFAGLGMVGLISNSAALVPFMQKHDWVRSIHISLNLILLGLFGWQAVTGVQIVQKIVSQMMKNGAA; encoded by the coding sequence ATGAGTTCAGAAATTTTAGCAGTTCTCAAGCCCTATCTCAGTTTTTTTCACCCTGTTACTATGTGGATCTTGCTGGTCGTTGCGCTCTATGCCATGTACTTGGGTGTGCAAGTTCGACGGACGAGGCTGGCAGACGGTGATATCAAGAAAGAATTGGTGAAGAGTCGGTTCGCCATCCGACATCACCAAATTGGCTCTATCCTCCTGGCGCTGATGGTAATGGGTGCGATCGGGGGGATAACCATGACCTATCTAAACAGTGGCAAGATTGTGATTGGTCCTCATCTGTTTGCTGGCTTAGGGATGGTGGGATTGATTTCTAATTCTGCGGCGTTGGTTCCTTTTATGCAGAAGCATGACTGGGTTCGCAGTATCCACATTTCGCTGAACCTGATTCTGTTAGGATTGTTTGGCTGGCAAGCTGTGACAGGGGTGCAAATTGTGCAAAAGATTGTGAGCCAGATGATGAAGAATGGTGCAGCGTAA
- a CDS encoding rhodanese-like domain-containing protein, which yields MKFKKSIQTLLLGIVLSFCLFFSIQQNLMASEISTSSDSMAETNILSDQKGFPKLESAVDQYLMSIPSGYYTIAKVEELKSLMASRQPLLVDVREPSEYRSGHIPGATNIPLRTLARNLSKIPSNRPVVLYCSAGYRSAMGVMTLHLLNYDNVQGFPPSFAGWKASGEAIAK from the coding sequence ATGAAGTTTAAAAAGTCAATCCAAACTCTACTGCTCGGAATTGTTTTGTCGTTCTGTCTCTTTTTCAGCATTCAACAAAACTTGATGGCATCAGAAATTTCCACTTCATCAGACTCAATGGCTGAAACCAATATTCTGTCAGATCAGAAAGGATTTCCGAAATTGGAATCAGCCGTAGATCAGTATCTCATGTCAATACCATCGGGATATTACACGATCGCTAAGGTTGAAGAGTTAAAAAGTTTGATGGCAAGCCGTCAGCCGTTATTAGTTGATGTGCGAGAGCCATCAGAGTATCGGTCTGGTCATATCCCTGGCGCAACCAATATTCCGCTCCGAACGCTAGCTCGTAATTTAAGTAAAATTCCCAGCAATCGCCCTGTAGTGCTGTACTGTTCCGCCGGTTATCGATCGGCAATGGGAGTGATGACACTGCATCTGCTTAATTATGATAATGTCCAGGGTTTTCCACCTAGCTTTGCAGGTTGGAAAGCTTCAGGGGAGGCGATCGCCAAGTGA
- a CDS encoding class I SAM-dependent methyltransferase, with the protein MWDERFGTSEYIYGTEPNDFLVSVASKIPQGKILCLAEGEGRNGTYLASLGYEVVAVDQSSVGLAKAQKLAQEKQVAIATIQTDLADFVIASQSWDGIISIFCHLPSELRTKVYRLAVMGLKPNGVFVLEAFAPEQLQYNTGGPKNLDMLPSLATLQQELADLHWEIAREVERDLLEGRYHNGKAAVIQILGRKQS; encoded by the coding sequence ATGTGGGATGAACGCTTTGGGACTTCAGAATATATCTATGGTACTGAACCAAATGATTTTCTCGTTTCGGTAGCATCCAAAATTCCTCAAGGGAAAATCCTCTGTTTGGCAGAGGGAGAAGGACGGAATGGAACTTATCTAGCATCTTTAGGCTATGAAGTGGTAGCCGTAGATCAATCTAGCGTGGGACTAGCAAAAGCTCAAAAACTAGCGCAAGAGAAACAGGTAGCGATCGCAACTATCCAAACCGATCTCGCCGATTTTGTGATCGCATCTCAATCTTGGGATGGGATTATTTCGATCTTTTGCCATCTTCCCTCAGAGTTGCGAACTAAGGTGTACCGCCTAGCCGTGATGGGATTAAAACCGAACGGTGTTTTCGTACTCGAAGCCTTTGCACCGGAGCAACTACAATACAATACAGGTGGCCCTAAAAATCTAGATATGCTCCCATCTCTGGCCACGTTGCAACAGGAACTAGCTGATCTCCACTGGGAAATTGCTAGGGAAGTGGAACGAGATTTACTCGAAGGGCGCTATCACAATGGCAAAGCCGCAGTCATTCAAATTCTTGGTAGAAAACAAAGTTAG
- a CDS encoding NB-ARC domain-containing protein produces the protein MKSQQRSRRRGVILTPQGLQKLQDAKSQSESNENFDKHYTREALGFRMGLDPDTVAKVFACEMGVDRQTLNYCFQAFKLPLEPNDYQLANPDINPQEDYTKIPNRIDWGEAPDVSLFYGRTEELATLKHWILAESTPEQAIPCRLITLLGMGGIGKTCLSVKLTQQIQNQFEFVIWRSLLPAPSVNDLLADLISVLSDGKETDLPESFNHRISRLIHYLQRHRCLLVLDGADRILQECAATEITCRDCIWLHHTTVGEYCELFRRVGEATHQSCLILTSRIKSYEIAPLEGKTTPVRVFSLQGLQVTEIQKLLKTKGTFRGTPDDWNRLIESYAGNPHILNRIAITIQKLFDGSITEFLKQKVTLFGTIVNDLDPEFEHLSDVAKATIQCMVLNRQPISFSQLRTKMPSSVSSQELLESLELLQGRSWIDTKSGLFSLQPMMIEYVKSFIIDEKITKFQPNAFLDQEHQRQVAS, from the coding sequence ATGAAATCCCAACAAAGAAGCCGTAGACGTGGTGTAATCCTAACGCCCCAAGGATTGCAGAAACTCCAAGATGCAAAATCTCAATCAGAAAGTAATGAAAATTTCGATAAACATTATACCCGTGAAGCTTTAGGCTTTCGCATGGGGTTAGATCCAGATACGGTAGCAAAGGTATTTGCCTGTGAAATGGGAGTAGATCGGCAAACCCTGAATTATTGTTTCCAAGCATTCAAACTACCACTAGAACCTAATGACTATCAGTTAGCCAATCCAGATATCAACCCGCAAGAAGACTACACAAAAATTCCAAATCGAATTGATTGGGGAGAAGCACCAGATGTATCCCTTTTTTACGGACGTACAGAAGAACTGGCAACCCTGAAGCACTGGATTTTAGCTGAGTCTACCCCAGAGCAAGCAATACCCTGCCGTCTCATTACCTTATTGGGTATGGGTGGTATCGGCAAAACCTGCCTATCGGTGAAGCTCACCCAGCAGATTCAGAATCAGTTTGAGTTCGTGATTTGGCGATCGCTCCTTCCGGCTCCTTCAGTGAACGATCTCCTAGCAGACTTAATCTCCGTCCTATCCGATGGCAAAGAAACCGATCTACCAGAATCATTCAATCACAGAATTTCACGACTAATTCATTATTTGCAACGTCATCGTTGTTTACTAGTTTTAGATGGTGCTGACAGAATTCTCCAAGAATGTGCAGCCACAGAAATCACTTGTCGAGATTGCATCTGGCTGCACCACACAACCGTCGGGGAATACTGTGAATTATTTAGAAGAGTGGGGGAAGCCACCCATCAAAGTTGCTTAATCTTAACCAGTCGGATCAAATCCTATGAGATCGCCCCGCTTGAAGGAAAGACAACACCTGTACGAGTATTCTCTCTCCAAGGATTACAGGTTACAGAGATACAAAAACTTTTGAAAACAAAAGGAACCTTTAGAGGAACGCCAGACGACTGGAATCGATTAATCGAATCCTATGCAGGGAATCCCCATATCCTAAACCGCATTGCCATAACGATTCAAAAGTTATTTGATGGTAGTATCACCGAATTTTTAAAACAAAAAGTTACACTTTTCGGTACAATTGTCAACGATTTAGATCCAGAATTTGAACACCTATCAGATGTAGCTAAAGCAACGATTCAATGCATGGTACTTAATCGTCAACCCATTTCTTTTTCACAGCTACGAACAAAGATGCCATCCTCAGTTTCATCCCAAGAACTACTGGAAAGCTTAGAATTACTGCAAGGGCGATCGTGGATTGATACCAAATCAGGTCTATTTTCCCTCCAACCGATGATGATTGAATATGTCAAGTCTTTTATTATTGATGAGAAGATCACCAAATTTCAGCCGAACGCATTTCTGGATCAAGAACATCAACGTCAGGTAGCAAGCTAG
- a CDS encoding putative adhesin produces MVTTNFHFHCLTDQVGDKRCLLFLQPVNSDSPKAANYEYFAWQQFQPSEGTHNTISLQTSYLAGVTMYPQDKIYEYTDPIGLELGKAKKVINTNGSDPHFSKETTNISPNLVGIYNDCKTPDKSLSVIWYVNSKENRVVQTNNTDDTKALPGDTSTFELKQTLYVTMATYDSEATYNIQTFAQMFSFPFKNTDTDLYFEINYDHGLVIRTTTQAAFEKSFLRSRRFQGSPLIQATKDDIVCSGHGMIDIGTEETCVPENVQLVVLAPPAASVSNDLCQAVENGSAIPGLQIVSPVTKDKSPTQPSIYKSGQSCPNYVLYPIDGSWLKPGIPHLIGVSEKTYLSDLWQRVIPLTTSGKTINVYWAACTSLTGASNPVVIAKN; encoded by the coding sequence ATGGTTACGACTAACTTCCATTTTCATTGCCTAACCGATCAAGTTGGTGATAAAAGGTGTTTGTTATTCTTGCAACCAGTAAATAGTGATTCACCAAAGGCCGCAAATTATGAGTATTTTGCTTGGCAGCAATTTCAACCTAGCGAAGGCACCCACAATACCATTTCACTACAAACCAGTTACTTAGCAGGCGTTACTATGTATCCCCAAGATAAAATTTACGAATATACCGACCCTATAGGTTTAGAGTTGGGGAAAGCAAAAAAAGTTATCAACACAAATGGAAGCGATCCTCATTTTTCTAAGGAAACTACCAATATTTCCCCAAACTTAGTAGGGATTTATAATGATTGTAAGACTCCAGATAAGTCCTTATCTGTCATTTGGTATGTCAACAGCAAAGAGAATAGGGTAGTACAAACAAACAATACGGATGATACCAAGGCGTTACCGGGCGACACATCCACATTCGAGCTGAAACAAACACTTTACGTAACGATGGCAACCTACGATAGTGAAGCCACTTACAATATTCAGACCTTCGCACAAATGTTTAGTTTCCCGTTTAAAAATACTGATACGGACTTGTACTTTGAGATAAATTATGATCATGGATTGGTAATTCGCACGACAACTCAAGCAGCATTTGAGAAATCCTTTTTGCGGAGCCGTCGCTTTCAAGGCAGTCCTCTGATCCAAGCTACCAAAGATGACATCGTTTGTAGTGGACACGGTATGATAGATATTGGAACAGAAGAGACGTGTGTACCAGAAAATGTGCAGTTGGTCGTTCTGGCTCCCCCCGCTGCTTCAGTTTCCAATGATCTTTGTCAGGCTGTGGAGAACGGGAGTGCCATACCAGGTCTTCAGATAGTAAGTCCAGTGACTAAAGACAAAAGCCCAACCCAACCGTCTATTTATAAATCAGGTCAATCATGCCCAAATTACGTTCTCTACCCGATTGATGGGAGTTGGCTCAAGCCAGGCATTCCTCACTTAATAGGAGTAAGCGAGAAGACTTATCTTTCAGATCTCTGGCAGCGTGTCATACCATTGACCACATCTGGCAAAACCATCAATGTATATTGGGCGGCATGTACTTCTCTTACAGGGGCTAGCAACCCTGTAGTTATAGCAAAGAATTGA
- the hetL gene encoding heterocyst differentiation pentapeptide repeat protein HetL has translation MDINEILKAYAAGERSFIRLNLQEAELTNADLRGADFSNADLRQTRLGKANFNQACLREANMSEAILWGIDLSEADLYCAILREADLTGAKLVRTYLDKANLIKTSLCGANLNGAKLSGSLLIQADLRPSSNQRTDLGYAVLTGADLSYADLRAACMHHTNLDGAKLCRADLSRSIQWGNLATDLSGASLQRADLSYADLNGAILRKANLQGADLTRAILTNVDFQGAIMPDGTVHD, from the coding sequence ATGGATATAAATGAAATTCTCAAAGCTTATGCTGCTGGAGAAAGAAGCTTCATAAGACTGAATCTGCAAGAAGCAGAATTAACGAATGCAGACCTAAGAGGTGCAGATTTTAGCAATGCCGATTTACGTCAGACACGACTTGGTAAAGCCAACTTCAACCAAGCATGTTTGCGAGAGGCCAACATGAGTGAAGCGATTCTCTGGGGAATAGACCTAAGTGAAGCAGATTTGTATTGCGCCATTCTTCGTGAGGCTGATTTGACTGGTGCAAAGCTGGTTCGGACATATCTAGACAAAGCCAACTTAATCAAAACTAGTTTATGTGGTGCTAATTTAAATGGTGCAAAACTCTCTGGTTCTCTACTAATTCAAGCAGATTTACGTCCCAGTTCCAATCAACGCACAGATTTGGGATATGCGGTTTTAACTGGCGCAGACTTGAGCTACGCTGACCTGAGAGCAGCTTGTATGCATCATACTAACTTAGATGGAGCGAAGTTATGTCGGGCAGACCTAAGTCGAAGCATCCAGTGGGGAAATTTAGCAACGGATCTTAGTGGAGCCAGTTTGCAAAGAGCAGACTTGAGCTATGCAGACCTCAATGGTGCGATTCTGCGAAAGGCTAATCTGCAAGGAGCAGATTTAACCAGAGCTATTCTCACTAACGTTGATTTCCAGGGAGCGATCATGCCTGATGGTACAGTTCATGATTGA
- a CDS encoding sulfite exporter TauE/SafE family protein produces the protein MTLWIIGHLLAACIGVSLGLIGGGGSVLALPILVYVMGIPPKSAIAMTLVIVGTVSLLGVIPHWRAKNIDFNTAFIFGSATMLGAFVGAKIATLPVVTAAFQMMLFAVMMLVAAVFMIRRSSKPVTADDKLAFYPPPVCKYCWLWLISEGLGVGVLTGLVGVGGGFAIVPALVLLGNVPMKQAIGTSLLIIVFNSVAGFLGYLGHVSLNWNLMLSFIVAASVGTIFGAYLAEFVPANRLQKSFGYFLLAVAALVLVQNRQQPRSPQVENHSDSRLVTVSRPKTFAIPSLRDATRRVISKK, from the coding sequence ATGACGCTGTGGATTATTGGGCATTTGCTGGCTGCTTGTATTGGAGTGAGCTTAGGTTTGATTGGTGGTGGGGGTTCGGTGCTGGCGCTGCCAATTCTAGTTTATGTCATGGGTATACCTCCAAAATCTGCGATCGCCATGACTTTGGTAATTGTCGGTACTGTTAGCTTATTGGGGGTAATTCCCCACTGGCGAGCCAAAAATATTGATTTCAATACTGCATTTATTTTTGGTTCGGCAACGATGCTGGGGGCATTTGTGGGGGCAAAAATTGCTACTCTGCCAGTAGTTACCGCAGCTTTTCAAATGATGCTCTTTGCAGTCATGATGTTGGTAGCTGCGGTGTTTATGATTCGGCGTAGTTCTAAACCTGTAACAGCAGATGATAAACTGGCATTTTATCCCCCACCTGTCTGCAAGTATTGCTGGTTGTGGTTAATTAGTGAAGGCTTGGGTGTGGGAGTGCTGACTGGGTTGGTTGGTGTTGGTGGTGGGTTTGCGATCGTGCCAGCTTTGGTACTGTTAGGAAATGTACCAATGAAACAGGCGATCGGCACATCCTTGTTAATTATTGTATTTAATTCAGTTGCAGGTTTCTTGGGCTACTTGGGTCATGTTTCTTTAAATTGGAACTTGATGTTGTCTTTCATTGTGGCTGCTAGTGTGGGAACAATTTTTGGTGCGTACTTAGCTGAATTTGTTCCAGCTAATAGACTTCAGAAAAGTTTTGGTTATTTTTTGCTTGCAGTTGCAGCTTTGGTTTTGGTGCAGAATCGTCAGCAACCGCGATCGCCCCAGGTAGAAAATCATAGCGACTCCCGACTAGTCACAGTCAGTAGACCGAAAACTTTTGCGATACCTTCTTTACGAGATGCTACACGAAGGGTGATCTCCAAAAAATAA
- a CDS encoding rhodanese-like domain-containing protein, giving the protein MTTSRLNKLQTVDTQTLKQLLKQQAITLIDVREPAEYAGEHIPGATLISLSKFDPRKVPQDQDTKVILYCRSGNRSTMAAQKLFDAGFTTVTHLEGGISAWKQAGYATTINKNAPISLMRQVQIVAGSLVLTSTLLGAFVSPWFLILSGFMGAGLMFSGITDSCMLGMLLAKLPYNQRSSV; this is encoded by the coding sequence ATGACTACTTCCCGTCTCAATAAATTACAAACCGTTGATACTCAAACACTCAAACAGTTGTTGAAGCAACAAGCTATCACACTTATAGATGTCCGTGAACCAGCTGAGTATGCAGGAGAGCATATTCCCGGAGCAACCCTGATTTCCCTATCCAAATTTGATCCGCGCAAAGTTCCCCAAGATCAAGACACAAAAGTGATTCTCTACTGTCGTTCTGGGAATCGTTCGACAATGGCTGCTCAAAAGCTATTTGATGCGGGTTTTACCACTGTTACCCATCTGGAAGGAGGTATAAGCGCTTGGAAACAAGCGGGTTATGCAACCACAATTAACAAAAATGCCCCCATTAGTTTAATGCGACAAGTGCAAATTGTCGCTGGTTCATTGGTATTGACAAGCACATTGTTGGGAGCATTTGTTTCTCCTTGGTTCCTGATTCTCAGTGGTTTTATGGGAGCAGGATTAATGTTTTCGGGAATCACAGATAGCTGTATGTTAGGGATGCTACTAGCAAAGCTTCCTTATAATCAACGGAGCAGTGTATGA